The nucleotide window GCGCGCATTATCGGCGCGTCTTTGCCGATTTCGACCCCGAGCAAGTGGCGCGCTTTAACGCAGAGGATGAGGCCAGGTTGTTGGCAGACCCCGGCATCATTCGAAACAAGCTCAAGGTTCGTGCGGCCATCAACAACGCGGCCCGATTTCTGGAAATCCAGGCCGAGTTTGGCAGTTTCGATCGCTATATCTGGGGATTCGTTGCCAACGCGCCGACGCTGCCCCCGCCCAAAACGCTGGCGGACTACCGCGCCACCAGTCCGGAATCCGATGCCCTGTCCAAGGATCTCAAGCGGCGCGGTTTCAAGTTCGTGGGCAGCACCATCGTCTATGCCCACATGCAGGCAGCCGGGTTGGTCAACGATCACAGCGCCGATTGCTTTCGGCGCCAGGAAACTTGATTCTCATCCAATCTGACCGCTCGGGGAGCGGCGGACCCACCACCCGCAACAGGCTGGATACAACGCCACACCCAACAGCGCATGCACGGCTGTCGGGGCTAAGGAGCAAACCGCTGAGCGCAGCGTCCGGACAATGTCTCTCGTCTTCGGCCCGTTTCGTTGCGGGCCGCCCACGGAGTGGGGCGTTGCCGCCGCCAGCCATCGTCAGAATCCGATGAACACGACCCAGGCCATGTTGCCGCCCCAAACACTGCCGCGCCTGCAATGGGCTTTGGCCTGCTCCGGGGCCGGCACGCTGCTGTTTCAGGCGATCTGGTTTCGGCAATTGGGCTGGGCGCTGGGCAACACCGTCATGGCAGGTGCTGCGACACTGGCTGCCTTCATGCTGGGACTCGCCCTGGGGGCAGGCCTGGCGATTCGCCTGACCCGCCGCGTTCGCCGACCGGTTCAGGTGTACGTGATTGCCGAGGCCCTGGTCGCGATCACCGGCGTCGGTACCGCGCTCTGGCTGGCCGGCTACTGGCCTGTCATCGCGGCCTGGTTAGGCCCGCTGCTGGACCAGCCCGTGTTCCTGCAATCCGCGCGGTTCTGGTTGGCCGTTGCCCTGCTCACCCTGCCGGCGGTTGCCATGGGCATTGGATTGCCCCTGCTCACCTGCCTTTGGAATCAGCAGCCACAGTTGGGCCCGGTGCTGGGGCGCTTATACGCGGCCAACACCGCCGGGGCCATGCTGGGCCTGGCGGCTGCAGAATTGCTGCTGGTGCCCCTGCTGGGCCTCGGCGTCAGCCTGGCCATTGCCGCAGCATTGCTATGTGGCTCTGCCCTGCTGGCGCTACCGCTGCGGCGCTTGGTTGAGCCGGCGCCCGAGACCCACCCCACCCGCACCACGCCCCAGTCCGCACCGCAGTTGAATCCGCCCCCACCGCATCGCTGGCCGTTCTGGCTGATCGCCGCGGGGATCGGCGCCATCATGCTGGCCATCGAGGTGACCGGCTTTCGTCTGCTCAGCCTGCAGCTTGCCGGCACGTCGCGGGACCTGGCCCTGGCGATTGTCATCGTCTTGATCGGCCTGGCCCTGGGCAGCCGCCTGGCGGCTGGCTGGACCCAACGCCATCCGCAGGCCAGTGAATGGATCGGGCTGGTCATTGCGGCCGCAGCCGCCGGCTGGGTCGCCGGCGTAGCCCTCGCCAGCCTGGGTGCGACCTTGGCGCATCCGCTGGCGCGCTGGGCGGTCTCGGTCCCAGGGCTGCTGCTCCCGGTTTCGATTTGTTCGGGTGCGCTGATGACCCTGCTGGCCGACCGGCTGCGTCGTGAGGGACTGATCTCCGGTATCGCCAGCAGTCAGTTGCTTGCAGCCAATGCCGCAGGCGCAGCCTTGGGTGCGGCGCTGACGGGCAGCTGGCTACTCCCCGGGCACGGCCCGGCGACGCTGGCGGTGGCCATTGTCATCGCGTTTGTTGTGCTGTCACTGTTCGCGGCCGTGGCCAGCCATCGCCGCGTGCTGTGGCTGGCGCCGGCGCTGGCCCTGCTGGTGGCTGCCGCAGGCATTCGCAGTCTGCCGGCGCTGGTGGATCAGCAAGTCGCACTGGCGGCGCAACCGTTCGTACAGGCTGATCGGGCCAGTCGCGTCTCGGTCGCCCACGGGCGGAACGAAACCCTGCAGTTGCTGCGCTCGGATTTCCTGGACCAGGCCAGTACCTGGCGCCTGGTCACCGGTCGCTATTCCATGAGCAGCACGGCGCGCGACTCCGAGCGCTACATGGCCTTATTCGCCTGGTGGGGTCTGGCCCTGCAGCCCGACCCGGCGCGGGCGCTGCTGATCTCTTATGGCCTGGGCACCACGGCGCGTTCGCTGCTGGCCGACCCGCGCGTCGAGCAACTGGATGTTGTCGACATCTCGCCCGAAACCTTCGACCTGGCAGCCGACATCCACACGCTGGACCCCATGGATGACCCGCGCACCCGCGCCCATGTCACCGATGGTCGGTTCTATCTTGCGGCCAAGCAGACGACCTACGATCTGATCACGGGCGAACCCCCACCGCCCAAGATGGCGAGCATCGTCAATCTCTATACACGGGAGTATTTCGAGCAGATGCGCCAGCGCCTGTCGGAGACAGGTGTCGCCACCTACTGGTTGCCCGTGGACCAGCTGAGTCCGCGCTCGGCCAAGTCGATTGCGGGCGCATTTTGTGCGGTCTTCGAGCACTGTGTGCTGGCCGCTGGCAGCCACTACAACTGGATACTCATCGGCCCGCCCGCCGC belongs to Abyssibacter profundi and includes:
- a CDS encoding fused MFS/spermidine synthase encodes the protein MNTTQAMLPPQTLPRLQWALACSGAGTLLFQAIWFRQLGWALGNTVMAGAATLAAFMLGLALGAGLAIRLTRRVRRPVQVYVIAEALVAITGVGTALWLAGYWPVIAAWLGPLLDQPVFLQSARFWLAVALLTLPAVAMGIGLPLLTCLWNQQPQLGPVLGRLYAANTAGAMLGLAAAELLLVPLLGLGVSLAIAAALLCGSALLALPLRRLVEPAPETHPTRTTPQSAPQLNPPPPHRWPFWLIAAGIGAIMLAIEVTGFRLLSLQLAGTSRDLALAIVIVLIGLALGSRLAAGWTQRHPQASEWIGLVIAAAAAGWVAGVALASLGATLAHPLARWAVSVPGLLLPVSICSGALMTLLADRLRREGLISGIASSQLLAANAAGAALGAALTGSWLLPGHGPATLAVAIVIAFVVLSLFAAVASHRRVLWLAPALALLVAAAGIRSLPALVDQQVALAAQPFVQADRASRVSVAHGRNETLQLLRSDFLDQASTWRLVTGRYSMSSTARDSERYMALFAWWGLALQPDPARALLISYGLGTTARSLLADPRVEQLDVVDISPETFDLAADIHTLDPMDDPRTRAHVTDGRFYLAAKQTTYDLITGEPPPPKMASIVNLYTREYFEQMRQRLSETGVATYWLPVDQLSPRSAKSIAGAFCAVFEHCVLAAGSHYNWILIGPPAAPQPDLSPWERRASLYLLRRAGVESPAMLWTGFLADADQLQEWIGETPPLTDQRPGRLQLRAPTAQELLEYADWAAPSVARQRFFESQWVDRALNAEQQQSVAELWDWQPILNGFVHDAPIALIDGLLDTDLITPVLWGLGSGWNEQRIAGNRDLAPESEQLQAQQAFHRGVGHLARREPARAKQQFVLALEADWPRARELAVYAACRAGETDAARDIAGPARYAFRCW
- a CDS encoding DNA-3-methyladenine glycosylase I; translation: MDDRPRCPWVDLSKPDYVAYHDQEWGVPVHDDRKQFEFLTLEAAQAGLSWYTVLRKRAHYRRVFADFDPEQVARFNAEDEARLLADPGIIRNKLKVRAAINNAARFLEIQAEFGSFDRYIWGFVANAPTLPPPKTLADYRATSPESDALSKDLKRRGFKFVGSTIVYAHMQAAGLVNDHSADCFRRQET